The Helicoverpa armigera isolate CAAS_96S chromosome 5, ASM3070526v1, whole genome shotgun sequence sequence GGTCCTGACCTCAACAGCTCTGACCAGAGCGCTCTTTGGCCCATACAGTAGTTTAAAGTTGTAGAATAGAGCATGTAATGGCTGTTTACTATTGACCTGGGCAGAGCAATCACTGCTGCAATAGTATAAGCGCTGATTTTGCAATAATGTGTTAACTTCTGAGAAATATAGTGGTCTAACATATCAATGCAAAAGCAGTCAAAACATCAAACATTATTCTtaagataaaagttatctgatgattgaaaaatctgcCCTAATGTAAATTATCCTGACTGAAGTGTAGCTAATTAAGAAGTGAGcagaaaataagaataaattaattgagtcaaacttttgattttatttatgtgtttaattTCTCCTTTTTCTCTAATTAGATCAATAAATCttagaaatattaaagttactTATTTTAACCTTTTTCCAAGACATGAAATTTGGTTGCATATTACTAAgatcctagtaaaaaaaaaacaccaaatagtaaaaaatctcaatatctttaattaaaacttataaataaataaaaatcgtaaTGAGATAACAAATTAATCATaatcacatacataaatactGGTTTAGAAGACACTGGTTACATCAATCACAATATCCACCACTCTAGTTAGTAGTGGTCTTACATTTTCAGGAGGTAAATTCTTCCACCTATTTGCCAGGCATTTCTCAATAAAAGCATGAGTTGACTTCAGttctaaaaaacaaaagttacgTGTCAGTATAAGACTCGCTTCCATTCGCGGTTCTACCTGCATCCCGAAAAAATGGAATTATTACTGGATAAAAGTTTAATGTTATTCTGATGAACAAATCGAtttagtagtaggtaggtactttcgtatgtatctatacttatatcgggtgtgtcgttcataatcacattaaatgaaatgcgttaatatactggttaatatatgtcgattaacacatagataaaagaaaaatacataaaaataaaaaaatgattttttcaaacaaagtaaatggaataaaaatgtgcaaaaattagaacaccatataaagtCAGTCataacaaacaactgaaattctcccttgaaaactgacagctgtcaactgatcaaaacatacgatactcctaactttatctctgctttatgcccggtttacactttgctaagttaacactgcaggtgattagtgcaggtgtttagtaatcaaggtgtgaacggaagcgtaaagtgattagtgttaagtgatacgtgcgattagtacttattgattagtgcgagtgaatagaatcaaggtctatttttgttgttaagtgactaccccctctcaacttttctactaccctctctcgcaatttgcctgtactaatcagtgtgtaaatacgtgtgtgataagtgcgcagtgtcaagtgcaaagcgaaaatgaagtggacggaacaacatactttaaaattcgtacaagaatacataaagtttgaatgcctattgcctatacaatgtaaagtgcgcagaatttaaaaacaaacagttaagAGATGCGGCTctattgaaactgagtgaagcgatgggaattcccgatttcaaaattgagttcattttctatatcagataccacaacagatacaatctccttaattatttgtctcaatattaggctctgttcatcttccatttctagagacactatgcacaacggacagtaccactatgagcttcttcctaaacactgtgtaaacggagatggaaaagactacttaacacttgagacttatcgcgtaaaggccggtttacactttgtgaagtgtgaagtgataactgttaagcgttaacttaacactaatcacttcacgcttccgttcacaccttgattactaaacacttgcactaatcacctgcagtgttaacttaacaaagtgtaaaccgggcataaagttaacgcttaacacttatcacttcacacttcgcaaagtgtaaaccggcctttaCACATGATGGTTATGACAttactcctgtggttaaaccactacatggattaggttatttttttacaattcgccatagaatatcataaagtatatgcgatatgatttaatgtgattgtgaacgacacacccgatatataaggggaaatatttgattgtttgtttgaatcaaataggctccggaactacagaatcgatttgaataattctttcactgttaggaagctataCTATCTGTGCTGAACATGGGctgttttatccgggtacgcgggtgaaaccgtgtgGAACATCTAGCAATCTTAATAATAGGATGTTGTATTTGTCAATAGACAAGACTAAATAAACTTCGTTTACCTGCCGTATTGGAGCAATTGGCCATATTCAGTGTGAAAAATATAGCACTTCTCTTGACGACCGGATCATACTCATCGCAATAATAATGGAAGGCCATGGCCAGTTGTGAGGGTACAGAGTCGATCTCTTTGACCAGCATCACGCCAGATCTGTCGACATCATCACggtatctggtgatcagttggCCGTGATCCTGCATGTCGAGGTCTGCACTCTCAACTACTGTGTGCTGTATTGAAGCGATATTGTTACCTGAAAGAGTGAGACTTGATAAAGATAATGTTAAAAGATTTTTCCCGAATTCCTTGAAATTGTATTGAAATTTTACctcgggaatcaaacccgacaCCTCTCAAGCAAGTAGTCGCGCATGCGACCACTAAACCACCGAGGGAGTCCACATAAGTCTATTGAGCAAACGAAGCTAttcattctttatttaattacatagatGTAAGCTATGGGCACATAAATGGGATGGGGATGAATGggattaaaataaagaattttcttACGTAAATATCTTGCAGCAGTAAACGCAACTTCATCTGTGAATTTATCAAATCTAACAGCATTGAAATTGTTGGTTTTACTGTTGTAAACAAACATGAAGGACCCAGTATCCATCCTTGAGAATATTGTTGATATACCTGCAATTATACAAAAATCCTTTAAAAATGAGAACTGTAGATGTAACACAGTGATTGATCATGCTTTCAATGCATTTGCAGCCATATTTTAgccatttcataaaataattattgagtgATATATGACTCAGCAACAATATTAAGCCTAGTGGCACAATTGCCTAGATGAGGAAAAATTTCATACTGATTGAGGATACAAAGTTAATAATGTGTTTGTCAAGAGGGACCCATATGTGACATTATAGAGCTGTTTACTAACCAGCTGCTGAGCCGTTTACTAAGTATCTATTTGACTTCATCAactcagtagtttctgagattctcatgttcaaacaaacaaactcttcagctatatTTAGGAAGtagatatgaaataaataaattaacaaacaaaaacataaataaataaagtataaaaaaataaacttacccgTTTTTAGCTTGAGAATAGAATTAtcatcaatattatatttttcctgAAGGTTCTtcatattgttttcaaatataattttatcatgaTTGACTGTTTGTGTTGATTTATCTTGACTGCTGTTTGTTATATTGGGAAGCATTCTGTGAACCATTACTGCTATAAAACCTAATATTAATGCGATCAATATATTCCGGAATGTGTTCCCGGACTGTGTTTGAGCTGTATCTTCTGTTGAAATTGATAGTTTTCGCAGTGTTTGGCGTTCTGAACTATGATCGCTCCTATTTAGTCTGTGCTGAAAACTTTCATCCTCTATTCTTGACTTAGATAGCGACTTGACCAAGTAGTTTTGTTCAACATCAGAATCATCACTGTAAGGCAAATGTGACGGGAGAGTTGCAGGTAAAGATTTCGAAAGCTCATTACTGCAATGAAACACATAGGACTTCACTAAAGCTTAGTCACAAATTAGATGAAATGACAGATGATTGTGAAAAGCTTGTGATTTTCATGCATTGCAGCAATGTGGCTTCGCAATAATTTGAGGATTTATAAGCAGTAATAGCTTACCctcgcactcagagacatttaatgattactaaGTCACTCGTTAGTGACGGATCatcaaagaaatccttcactaagggtaaccattaaatgtctccgAGTGCGGTTAGACTAGCGAGTATTACACTATACAAGTAACAGCAGGGTTGATGCTATGTAGGATAAGATAGAGTGGCCGACAATTTAAGGCTTAAAAGAATTAATTTACAAGCATATGTATGTATGGCAattaaatgttatgaaatatgGTATTGTATTCAAGTTTCAATCTGAGCAGACTTTCCAAAACAAGATTCAAACAACTGACTAAGAATTTTTAATACATGAAATTCTATATTTCAATAAGCGTGTATGAGATAACATTTGTGTTGAAGTGGAACAATTACTTACGTGCTGTCCTCATCAGAATTTTCCTCATCGTGTGGATAAGAATTTGTTCgaggtatttttttctttcgtaTTGTTAGTGGACTGGTTTGACGGGCCATTTTGCTGCAAAACAAGTTTGTTTGAACTTGTATTATCTTATTAATTTAGCTTGTTTTATTCATTAGATggattaaacaaataaattgacaTTATCACACTGATGCAGATTTATATACATGACACTGTTTAGGCAAAAGTTTAACAACCACGTAAACATCAGCTTTCATATAACAATGTGAACTatgaatttaaatgttaaattttaAAAGTACAAGGTTGTTTAGAGAAAAGATTGATGTTTTTGTTGGTTAACTTGGGCCTTACTCATTACTACGCGTTACTAACAAAATGGACACCATGGTGtgaaataaagtaattatttatttatatttattaagataataGCAGACTGTTTCCAAACCTCATCACATTGTCGACCACATCCACTCCTTGGTCCACGACATCTCTCTCAGCCTGGTGGCTAGGATTGCCGATGCCATATCTGCCCATTATTTCGATTGCTTGATCACTTATTTGGTACTCATGAATGCTCTTCCTACCCCTTATTGTAAATCCCCCCTGGAATATAACAAAAATCACAAGATGGTCTAAATATAATTCATAAGATGTCAGCTGATAGGGTCAGCAGGCAGTTTATGTATTTCCCTATTTAAATTCAACAGTAAACAGTAGGACAATCACAAACTAATAATAATCACATTGAGACTGACCAAGTGGATTGTAATGTACTTTTTAGTGCTTAAATAATTGCATGTCAAACTATTTGAGTAAATAACAAATGTTTGACTAAGTTTGTCTAATTGattatatagtaaaaaaaaagaaaattatcttaCCCCCTCTGGACTGTCTCTGTTCATTTGATATATCTTTTTTGTTTAACACATCAGGTTATCTTTTAACTTctgaaactaatataaaatacaaattattaagtTAAAAGCGTTATTGAATGTCAGGAATACTTGAGCAAGTAATTTTTAGCTTACAATAACATAAGACATTATCATTACACACGATTATTCACGAATGCAAGTAAAAAAATGCGACTGAGAAACTCTGTCAACTGTCAAGTCAAAACTTTTTCAACATGTCTTCAACAGTTGACTGACACTGACATCTTGTGTGTAAGGGGCAGCCTAGACGAACAATTAAATTTCTAATCTTCCCTCGAATTCTCTAGGTCATTAGATCTTTACTACTTGCTAGTCGACCATATCACCTCGAAAGTTTGAAAGTATGaacttatttaaagaaaaatctaatCTTAACATGAAGTCACGCAATGCGTTTCCGGTGGCATACCATGGCTACCCTGTTGTTTGTAGAATGTCGTTGCAGTCAGCACTCAAACCTGATGTAGTTCTCGTGACGCAATCcgaaccgcgggaaacagcaaAGGCTTGAAAAACTTAAAGTATAACACAGTGCAAATACAAGTCATCAGCTGCCTAGACTTTTCTGAACTGTTGGGACCTACCCCAACTTCTGTTCTAACTAGATACCGAGTCGCTTCGTAAAGCGCCTTCCTGAAATTCTAAACTCAGTATCCGGGTAGCCACTTCCCCTTGGTAAGTCTGATTATGTACTACATAAACTCTTGGTAGTCATAGATGTAGAAGAGTAGTGAAATCGTAGATACCTAATCCACCCACCGACCGCGCCAAGTGCCAGTGCGGTTGTTACAGCTTCGAGCTCCTTAAGCGAAAGAGCAGACACAAATGCTTAggaaatgaataaaatttatgaacctgaatttttttattagaatttcACAAACAATTTACATTACTAAATCAATGACAAAGATGTCAATACAATGCCAAGATACATACACAACCTGTGAAAATATATGTTGGAGTTGCCATCAGTCGTAATCCTGAGCTAGTCATTTTATGAAGTTCGCGATCTGATCTTGCGGCTGGGTGGGAAGGATAAGCTGCCAGTGCTGGTTGCTCTTGCTCttcattcttttttattttttcatccaGCCATGCCTTGAATGTATATGTCGGTAGAATATCTACCATCTTTTTGTTTACAGCGTACGTGGCAGACATCTCTTTGGAACATTCTTCTGTTCCTTTTATGATAATGCCCATGAGCtctttatcaaataaaacagGGCCTCCAGTGTCTTTGAAACAAGTTGGTACCTTCGTTTCAACGCAATCAAAATATGCTCTTAAAACATCAGTAATTTCCTCCGGAGACCGATTTTCCATCCCGACGTACTGAAGGTCTTTTGTTTGCCCAACATCAGCATTCAATCCAAAACCTAATCCTTCTAAATCGAGAACGTTACGAGGGTTTGTGTAATTGCTAAGAGTTACCTTTGTAGCAATGCTACTGTTGTGTTTCTCCGTATAAACAATACCAACGTCTTTTAAAGACTCTGTTCCAGTAAAAGTAGGGAATCTTTCAGTTTTTATAACATGAAGTGAAACAGTTGTTTCGTCTTTCTTATCCGTGGTAGTGTTCAAAAGAATGTAACTTAAAGGTTGTTGAGTACAGTGGGCTGTTGTCAATATCAATCCATTAGAGACAACTACACCAGAACACAAATATTCATTTTGTTGAGACATTATAGCGGCCATGAATGGAAATTGTCGGTGAGCAGCATTCTGTATTTCATGCATTTGACTATTTTGTCTTCTCGTACAGGTAATGTTGTTGGGTTCATTTTCAACGGGGATGTCCAAGGATTCATCTTTGGACTCATCGTTTGTTTCGCCGTTGTCGTCTCTATTTTCATCCACactttttttcacattttcacCAGCACACGTCGTTATAAAGCCAAATACAAATACAACAGGAACTAGAAAATGCAGAAAAATGAATTCAGTCTTCATCATCAAAATTTGCTAATTCTTCCTAGAGGAACATTCTAGTTCTTTTTTCGtaactatcaaaataattttgtttccttttaaaaagatttttgtttaaactgccagaaactttgcttgtcataGTTTGGTAATGAAATTATGATGGTAGATCGAGCAAAGAGTTTAATTCAGGAGGTATCATGATAATGCATTACAAAATGGGCTAACTGGCTCCTCCTTCTTGAAGTTGGTTCGGTTGGTTGGTTCTTACATTTTATTGCACATTATTTTGGATGTTatattgttcattatttttcaaCGTCTAGGTGGTCCCTAACCACTATCTATCTACAAAACTTCGTCTAACTTCGTGTGCAGTGTGGAGCGGCCTTAAAGTTTGATGTTGACACTTTGACAGTACAACAATGGAGTACTCACTACCATTGTAGTCTTTGCTCACTACTACTCAGTCAGTGTCAGTCTGTcatggctgatttacattgagtcagtaactgacgtcagtccactgacttgtcagtgctgacccggcactgccatcgtgtaaattgatttgaagtcagtacagtactactgacgaaacactgacactacactgacttcATGTAAATAGCACTcgtcagttttcggcgcctacactgacgtca is a genomic window containing:
- the LOC110382815 gene encoding uncharacterized protein LOC110382815 isoform X2; the encoded protein is MNRDSPEGGGFTIRGRKSIHEYQISDQAIEIMGRYGIGNPSHQAERDVVDQGVDVVDNVMSKMARQTSPLTIRKKKIPRTNSYPHDEENSDEDSTDDSDVEQNYLVKSLSKSRIEDESFQHRLNRSDHSSERQTLRKLSISTEDTAQTQSGNTFRNILIALILGFIAVMVHRMLPNITNSSQDKSTQTVNHDKIIFENNMKNLQEKYNIDDNSILKLKTGISTIFSRMDTGSFMFVYNSKTNNFNAVRFDKFTDEVAFTAARYLRNNIASIQHTVVESADLDMQDHGQLITRYRDDVDRSGVMLVKEIDSVPSQLAMAFHYYCDEYDPVVKRSAIFFTLNMANCSNTAELKSTHAFIEKCLANRWKNLPPENVRPLLTRVVDIVIDVTSVF
- the LOC110382815 gene encoding uncharacterized protein LOC110382815 isoform X1, with the translated sequence MNRDSPEGGGFTIRGRKSIHEYQISDQAIEIMGRYGIGNPSHQAERDVVDQGVDVVDNVMSKMARQTSPLTIRKKKIPRTNSYPHDEENSDEDSTNELSKSLPATLPSHLPYSDDSDVEQNYLVKSLSKSRIEDESFQHRLNRSDHSSERQTLRKLSISTEDTAQTQSGNTFRNILIALILGFIAVMVHRMLPNITNSSQDKSTQTVNHDKIIFENNMKNLQEKYNIDDNSILKLKTGISTIFSRMDTGSFMFVYNSKTNNFNAVRFDKFTDEVAFTAARYLRNNIASIQHTVVESADLDMQDHGQLITRYRDDVDRSGVMLVKEIDSVPSQLAMAFHYYCDEYDPVVKRSAIFFTLNMANCSNTAELKSTHAFIEKCLANRWKNLPPENVRPLLTRVVDIVIDVTSVF
- the LOC110382814 gene encoding kallikrein-7; translation: MMKTEFIFLHFLVPVVFVFGFITTCAGENVKKSVDENRDDNGETNDESKDESLDIPVENEPNNITCTRRQNSQMHEIQNAAHRQFPFMAAIMSQQNEYLCSGVVVSNGLILTTAHCTQQPLSYILLNTTTDKKDETTVSLHVIKTERFPTFTGTESLKDVGIVYTEKHNSSIATKVTLSNYTNPRNVLDLEGLGFGLNADVGQTKDLQYVGMENRSPEEITDVLRAYFDCVETKVPTCFKDTGGPVLFDKELMGIIIKGTEECSKEMSATYAVNKKMVDILPTYTFKAWLDEKIKKNEEQEQPALAAYPSHPAARSDRELHKMTSSGLRLMATPTYIFTGCVCILALY